The following are encoded together in the Ranitomeya imitator isolate aRanImi1 chromosome 4, aRanImi1.pri, whole genome shotgun sequence genome:
- the LOC138675444 gene encoding uncharacterized protein, which produces MSTFSYNAEETSNILARSTFSSDFLKIPPREARGRDLERELRHFTNIELHCATLSEYLRAQRIPRGLRVPLRPTLFRDSPEYCTRYEQILNKCSFDIITLTIEHLQKAISTSSETIKSIEAQLSSSGTPEELITLKDQISRNIEKHRRETEDRKRSKFNRDTEDYERQQVYRWQDNYAGRRNPSRQAQRTSLDYSTSGSEQELGTPATLPPRFLGQRQRFPRRRPRGAATDIGGDSAQGRITRSQSRLY; this is translated from the coding sequence ATGTCCACATTCTCCTATAATGCTGAGGAGACCTCGAATATCCTGGCACGTTCCACTTTCAGTAGCGATTTTTTAAAAATCCCTCCTAGGGAAGCAAGGGGGAGAGATCTAGAAAGGGAACTCCGTCACTTTACCAACATCGAACTTCACTGTGCCACACTCTCTGAGTATCTTCGAgcacaacggatccctaggggtctacgggttccactacgtcccacactgtttcgggactctcCCGAGTATTGCACCAGATATGAACAAATATTAAATAAATGTTCTTTCGACATTATTACCCTGACGATTGAGCACCTGCAGAAAGCGATCTCCACAAGCTCCGAGACCATCAAATCCATCGAGGCTCAACTGTCTTCATCTGGGACCCCCGAGGAACTGATTACCCTCAAGGACCAAATATCCAGAAACATCGAGAAGCACCGACGGGAGACAGAGGACAGAAAACGTAGCAAATTCAATAGGGACACGGAGGACTACGAGCGCCAACaggtatacagatggcaggacaattaTGCCGGACGTCGAAACCCATCTCGCCAGGCCCAGCGTACCTCCCTCGACTACTCAACATCAGGCTCAGAACAGGAGTTGGGTACCCCTGCCACACTTCCACCCCGTTTTTTAGGCCAACGACAACGCTTCCCGAgaagaagaccacgaggcgcggccacggacataggaggagactcggcccaagggaggataacgagatctcag